In Monodelphis domestica isolate mMonDom1 chromosome 1, mMonDom1.pri, whole genome shotgun sequence, the sequence ATAAACCCatgtaggaaaaaatatataaataggacATAACTAGTTATATCTAGCCTCCAGCTCAGTTTTTCTGGTATTCATAATATTTGGTAGCAGGATCAATCCTGAATTGTTTTTAGATTGATCAAAAAGTTGCTTGTATCATGAGCATCTcttctaaaatttatttatgGAATACAAAAAAGCCATTTTTCTAAAGTCATTAGGTTGCTGGTGTAAATCAACTAAACAAATCTGGATTCCCAGATTATTATTAATCCAACCTTCATCAGTAATGTCTTACACCTGGAGaaacatcttttcttcctttgaattaattgattataaatgaaaatattttgggaATTGGAAAAAAGTAGGAAACGCTAACTTTCCAGTCATTGAGCACCTAAAAGAAGGTCAAGACTAAATTAATAACATAATTCAGTATTTTAAGTTTCTAGTGTTGACCTAGCTGAAACATTAATATTTttacagggaaaaaaaagtcatacAATTAAAATTTATAACTTGGTTAAAATTCTCCCCTCTCCAAAaaagaaaccccccaaaaaaccctattatttgttttgttttaaattcacaTATAGTATTGGAAAACATCaaattacttgaaaaaaaaatttactgctTTCATATAAAATAGTatgaatagggggcagctgggtagctcagtggattgagaaccaggcctagagatgggaggtcctaggttcaaatttggcctcagccacttcctagctgtgtgaccctgggcaagtcacttgacccccattgcctagcccttaccactcttctgccttggagccaatacacagtattgactctaagacagaaggtaagggttttaaaaataataataataataaattttaaaaaaatagtatgaaTAGATGACCTTTATCACTGAATCAGAAGAAAAAGTAGAGTAATGTCAGACAGGACTACTTTGGGAATGTAGATTCATATAGTGCCCTTAAGATGTTTGAAAAATAGTGCTGATGGGGGGGGGTGATCTTAATTTACTTTAATTTGACACATTAACTATGCCTAATAAAAGACAAGTGTACCAATTTAAGTTCATTTAAGTTCTTTAAAAGCCTCACCCTCCTGAGATTTAAGCAGCTGATTACTTGTACAACTGGTGAttgattggatttttttttttttgagcatttGGGGGGGGACAGTTTAGTTTGAAATTGTTGACTTACTTTCCCCTTTTGCTTTTTCAGATTTATGGACAAGAAACTATCACGTgagttatttaaaattattttactaacAAATttctaagtttttgtttttgtgataaTATGTGGCAATATCTAATTCAGAATAATTTGGCTAAAATCGAAATAATATGTACTAAAACCTCTAATTCAGGTTAAGTAAAAATTAATAGATCATTTTAGGGAGAATGTTTAAAGTTCAAACTACTTGAATGAATAGCCCCTGATAGTCTCTTTAAAAGCTTCATAAATAACTGATATACCTGTGAACTGGTTTGCACAGTATCTTAAGTGGGTAAGAGGGGTTCTTATTTCACATACTTGTGAACTGTTACTTAATACTGTATATCCAGGATGGACAACTAGGTATTGTAGAGTCTCAGTCTGGAGGATGAAACACAATAATAAAACACTTtgacttgtaaaccttaaaacaatatataaatgtaagtaaTAATTATTCAGTTTTCTGTTAGAATGGTTAATCAACAGTTTTGcaaaaatttcaccttttttttttttgtagtgaaaTTAAATGGTGGGAGGCACGTCCAAGGAATATTGCGGGGGTTTGATCCATTTATGAATCTTGTGATTGATGAATGTGTAGAGATGGCACCAGGTGGCCAACAGAACAATATTGGAATGGTGGTAAGTATCAGTTTGTGAGACAATTTAATTTATCTTGCCAGGCACAGTGCTTATGGAATGTAAgccatttcttttaaaagtcattttaggCAATTAGTACAAATCATTTAAACATAGCTGGATTCCTCAGAGATATTACTAATCCCTCCTTCATCCAAGAACTTTCTATATCTGGAGAGctaattttctacatttttttttttaagatgttatgtgggagcagctaggtagcacagtagatagatcttgagtcaggaggacctgggttcaaaggtggCATTAGACATTTCTATATGTGTgactccgggcaagtcacttaaccccagttgcccagcccttacttctcttctgccttgggaccaatatatgTCTTGAtgccaagtcagaaggtaaggagttTAAAAAGCATTATGTAGATGGGCTTTTGGGTTTCTTTTAAAGTCACCTATGAAATTGCAATCAAGATTCAGCCACTGTATGATTTATCCCCAGCAAATCTTTTAAACTATAATAaaaccctcattgtctagaggTAAGATTTCCTAATTAAATTTTCTGTTACTTAAATGCTTACATTGTAATTGTCATGGGGGGGGACTTTCAACTATACCCCACCATCCAATGTCCatctctttcctttaaaaagctTTACTCAGttgggggcacctaggtggcttggtggattgagagacaggacctaggttcaaatttagtctcagatacttcctagctgtgtgaccctgggcaagtcacttaacccccattgcctagcccctactgctcttttGCCATAAAACCAatgttgagtctaagatggaagttaacggtttaaaaaaaaagaaagaaaagctttaCTCAGATGTTAACCTCCTTCATGAAGATTTCCAAACTTCCCCAAGTTGAAAgtgatctctccttcctcaaaattTTCAGCACTTTGCCTTGAAGTATTATTTATCTGCttcattctccttttctccttcctctttcgtTGTCattagaattttatatttcttgaGAGCAAGATCTGTGCTGTTTCCTGGCTTTGTTCCCCAATTCCTTGTGCAGTCAGTGATCCCTTGAGGGATTTCTAAGTTGGGTAGCTTTAAAGTACAATTTCAACTTATTTAACCTCTATGATGAGAACTATCATTGTTGTAAATTTCTAGGTCAAATACATTCATATGGATTCAAAATATAAACTGTTAATCATTCTACCATCCCTGTCCATTAATATGGATAAGCtgacatataattttattttagtaacatTAAGTGCCACCTTGACCTATTACTAGAATTCTTCAAGATTTATGGGTGGTCATTCCTGGATAGTAACATTGAGATGTGATTATATGGGGGTCCATGATACCAATTTTGTTTTAAGAAGAAAGCATGCCCCTGAGCTGTTCTCCCCTAACCCCAGTGCCTCCCAGGCCTCCCAGTGCTAAATGTGTCATTTGGCTCTGAGCTCTGGTTGTAAACTAATTCCTGCTAAAGTGTTAACTGAGAAATCCTAAACTGATACCTTATGTTGCATTCTGCCACAGACAGTtgtacttttgtttttttaagactagaaaaaaAGCCAAGCCTTTAAGACCTAGTGGTATTGACAGGTGGTAAGTGGATAGATCATGTGGTTACCATTCATGGCAGGGCACAGTAGATGTCTAATGGATCCTTATTGATTACTTTGTTTGAAATTGTGATTTGTTTaaagtttatttccatttctataacCAGGTTTCAGTGTACAGTTTGACTAACAACTTTGCTATTTTTAGGTGATCCGAGGAAACAGTATCATTATGTTAGAAGCCTTGGAACGAGTATAAGGAATGAAACACCGTAGATGCCATGGGTCTCCTCTGATCCTTTACATTCCGAAgagcctcttttttttcttttcatttgataCATAAGATATCATTGTATattttttgtttaactttttaaaaataaactttttgtaAGATGTttagatattttctttctcttgggtAATCCTAAAAGGAAAACCACATAGTAACAATGCCTTTTAAACAATTCTTCAGTTTTGTTTGATGCTACAAGTTAAGGATAAATCAGAGTacctttaaatttaaaagtactgTTAAACTGAAACCCAGGAAACTATTTACAACATTAATATTTTGGCCATTTTTGGCTTTTGTATTCATATTTCTACAGGTAAAATAAAAGCACTGGACAGAGTGgcatatttgtttattttcagtTCACTgtgagcaagaaaaaaaataaagggggatCCTTAGCTAGGCTTTAATTAGTTGAAAAGAGAACTCTACAGGAAATCATTTATAGAGATGAGTTTTGGGGTAGATTGGGGGGAGGAGGCAGCAAACagtattttttcctctaaaagcTCAGCCTAGGATTCATATATCAGTTGTGATATTTAGGCCCCTGAGTTAGAATTATGGGGGGGGAAAAAACAGCCTAGATTTATGTCTTTTTAACAGTGTAGTAAAAAGCGTGATAgtcaaatagaataaaatatctgtGGTGACAGTTTCCCCACAAATGACCTcttcccacctccacccccatcaTAATCCAGAGTAAAAGATAGCATTAAAAAACATCCCCCCCACAAACCTGTTAATCCAGAATCATTATTTTGCTATCAATCCATAAACCTTTTCATAAAGCCCTCTAAAAACATGAGCTAGAACTACCTACTGCATACCTGGCTTCCCTGGCATAACTATTAATAGTAAGAGCAAATACTACTTGACCTGAATATACAAGTTTACATTTGGTTTCCTGACTCAAAGAAAAAGGAGTTAATAGCAGTGTAAATGATAAACATGATCTTAATCAAATCTTGTTACATTACAGTGTTCATCTCCACCATATACACATGGTGTGGCATGCTCTAGATCCATCATCTGGAACAACCcacaaaaggagaaactagtttCTTAAAACCAGCCTATGAATTATAAAAGCAGATACAGCACCCTTTAATGCCACATTCCACATAAGCTCAATTTTTGCCATGAAAGGATATCAACCTATCCCTAGGGCTTGCAAAAAGTATTAAATATTGGTAGCCACTAATTACTGCTCAGAATACATATCCGTGAAAGGCAAAATTTTATTAAGACAACTGACTTCTGTGGGGAGGATTGATTTCTGTAACCCTTTGGAGGACTCAGTGATTTGCTGATAAAAATTCCATAATGTCATAAAGAAGTGATCTGGATTTGCTTTTTTATACACACACTAGGTTTTTGCTAGATATCATTCAGATAACTAAATAAGCACTTGATCTTCCACTCAGAAGGGAGGTAAAGTGGGGATTTGCTCTAGTTGAGTTTTAGgatttctctctctggaagttgaGTGGCACTTCTCTTAAACTTCATTACATCAAGTATCCCAATGTTCTCTATCCCATCCCCAAAGCCCTAAAGTTAAAGAGAAGCTGGAGAGAGTGTGGAATATCTTTCACGTGAATCTtgatatgtatttttttcatttgtttctttactATTTTTGAAGTTGATTATAACAGCATTTTACATGAATACTTAAGCTATTTgtgctctctccccttctcccctctcccaggtGCACACTGTCCTCTGCATATTTTGTCATACATTAGCTAATTTTGATCTATTTGCCCACAGTGGTCAGAGCTCTGAAGGCTGTGGCAACCCCGCTGGGTTATCCCAGAGCTACATAAGAACACGTCTTCATTATAAATTAAAGAGCTGAAGGGATTTTGAGGTATGGAGTCTAACCCCACCATCTctaaaactgaggcctagagattTTACATAGCTTCCATGGGGttgacacagctaataagtatctgagacaacgTTCAAATGTAGGTTatttcaagtccagcattctatctgctaTGTCATGCTGCAATCCACTCTGATTCTGACATGAAAGGCTGTTTCCATTGCATTAGCTATAGGAAATTAGATTTTCCAACAGTATCCTTTGGGGCAGACCTTTTTAAAATGCCCATTTAGCTacctacttaaaaaataaaaaggcaaaaccaACAGTTCAAAAGCCAACACTTCTGGAGTACCTTTAAAGGAATAGTTACTGAATAATAACACTACAGGGAAATAGTTGTTAAGTCAAACTTTAGAGGTGGATTTGAGAATAGAAAGGTTTCCTGATTCCCCAAATAACAAAAATCCCCATTTGCTTTTGGTTTTCCTTCAAGATTGAACTCTAGTGATTTGTGCCTTGGTAtcttaaatgataaaatatttaaaagtaccTGAGCCAtatcctttaaaagaaaaagcacaAAGGAGCGACAGAATTGAGAATTTGGCCTTCAAAGGGTATTTGGCAATGACACATTTACAATGAAGAGGGATAGACatagaattggaaaaggaaattagtTTATCCCATTATTGATATCTTTCAGATACGAGGTTAtaagattcagagctagaaaggaaagaccttagatatcatcttaTCCCATCCAGTTCCCATATTtcccagataaggaaaatgaaattcaaagggCTTcatgtccaagatcacacaattaaaactctTTGTCTCTAACTCCTTTACAACAACTTCCATAAAACCAGCAAAGACTTCTTCAAAGTtggaaaaattccaaattaattgACAACTAATCACAATTGGAATATCATACTCCTTACTTCAGCCTAGTCTGAAAAACATCCTCAAGATTTACATAGTAGTTTTAAAGACAGAATTAAGGGCAATGATTATTTATTCATCCTTGGCTGAACCCTCTGTCTCCTTCAAACCCACCACCAATTACTCAAGTAAGTGTTCAAGTAAGGATAATGACAAAATCAACTATGTCTAATCCTATACCAACAACCCTGGCTCACAGGGACTCAACCCTTCTTATCGTCTTGGGATCATTTGGGAgtttgggaaggaggaagaaaagggtgaTGGTGACACTTCAAAGTTCTGTTTTGAGTTTCTCATACAGTCCTTCTTGGTCAATCATCTCTGTGTTCCCATTCCAACGGTGATAGGCAAGAAGTGCTGCATTATGGGCTGAGATGGCACTCATTTCCATAGCACTTGCTGCCCACTCTATGCTATTGAGATAGTACATGTGATCATGGAGTATGATGGGAGGGCACTTCTCTGGAGGCTCATAGTAAGGGTATGCAAACCACTCCTTTTCCTGTACAGAATCGTGAGATACAAATAGCAAATTAAGTTGCTCCTTGGAAAGAAATTCTTGGGAAAAGATTTTCCAAACAGCGAAATCAGTCACTGGCTTAGATTGAAGACTGGCGTCTTCTTTTACAGGAGACACCACTGAGATGCTGTTAATAAACAAATTTGGGTTATTGGTAGTTAAGATATCAGTAAGATACATGCTATCAGTTGCCTTGTAGCCAAAGTAAGATGCATTCAGTCGCCCATGAACGAAAGTAGTCACCAAGTGCTGGTAGTACTGATGAAATTCTGGGATGGGTGGATCAAACTTTAGGAAAGTGATATTGGACATTTTGCGGTTAAGGGGAGCAGCCACGATGACAATGTCGTAGAGGTCTTTGTTTATTCCTGACTCTGTTTTATAGGTAACTTCATAATTTTTCATAGATCctcctgaagggaaaaaaaaatcacattttcattaattttttttgtaacaGAAATAATGACAATATATTTCACAAGGTCTGGAAAACCATTTTTATAAACTGGTTTCTTAAAAGCTTGATTCTTACTATAAGGAATTCAGGAATTtttcattcctgatgaaaaatccAGATGAAAAAACTCTTCTTTTGCTTCTCCTCAATGTAACAACTCAGGAGAGAAATTATAATGCCCTGCCAACAAATGCTAAAATATCATAGGACTTTTACTTTGGAGGACAACGTCACACCAGAGGCATAAAAAGGATCTCTTGTTATATATTAACAATTTGTGATTCTGTGAATATAATCAGCTCCACTCTCCACTGGTTCTCCTTCTGCTCCAACTGCTGCTCTTTTATGATTACTCATCCTCTATCCCATCCTTTAAACATGATTACTTTCTCAGGATTATGTCCTCAAAATTCTTGACAGGGAGTCcaaagacctacattcaaatcctgccacaaatattaactatgtgaccctgaacaactcaatCTCTCTAACCTGTTTTCCcatatataaaaagaaggaaCTAAATAAGATGATATCTGAAGTGCCTTCTAGCATTAGACCTATGAACTTcctcctgtcttagtatcagttctaagacagaagaacagcaagggctgggcaattgggattaagtgacttgcccagggcccaacacagctaggaaatatcctccaaaaaaaacttttttttttcttaaacccttatcttcagtcttaaaatcaatactggatattggttccaaggcagaagaacagtcagggctaagcaatggcagttaaatgacttgcctggggtcacagaacaaggaagtatctgaagcccaatttgaacccaggatctcccatctctaggcctggctcttaatccaatgAGTCACCTAACTGACCTCTTCATGAATTAACTCAACTCTTCAACCTCTTTAAATTTCCCAGAGCACAATACACCTCTCTAATACTCCTTTCATGTAATATGGTAGATCACAATCATCTGTATTTGTCGTCATCATTATgatgcttatatttatatttatttattataatgctTATAATTTGTCATTATGCTTATAATATAGACTGTGAGTCCATGGAAGCTGAGACCATGCCTTAAATTTCTTATTCCCCACAGGCCCTAATACAGTGTAGTAGGCACTCGGTATCTGAATCTAGGCACCCAATAAGTGGTGAATTCACTTGAACATCGCAGGGCACTCACTCACTAGGAATCTCAGAATGACTAAGGATCTCAAGTATCCAAGAGAACTAAGGCCCATGTCATCTAGTCCTAGAACAACTAGATTCTAGCATTAGCAATGTGCAGGTTCTCTTCTAGATGTACTTGACCCGCTGCCATCTTGGGATGAGGTTACAGAAATGGCACGTACACATCCAACTTCTAACATCTAAGATGGTTATTAGATGGGATATTTCTCTGGAAGGCAAGAAGGGGAGACACATGATGATCAGGATGGTGATGGACTTTAAGATTATGTAATATGGAAATCAGATTAACTGGAATTAGAAATGAGGAACCTAGAGAAAAGATGATTTATAGAACAAGAATTATGGGGCCACTGGCTGGGAGTTGGAGGGGTAGAGGGAAAAAGGACATGAAAGAGGTCTTGAAGGATTTGAAGGAttgtcttattaaaaaaaaaaaaaaagattagacttgttctgcttggccccagaagcTAAAACTAGGAACAATATGTGGAAGCCAAAAAAGATGAAGATTTAAATGtggtataaggaaaaacttcctaaccattagattccaaaagtggaataggctgcTTCAGATAACAGATTTCCCCTTGCTAGAGGTCTGTGGGACTGTGGGACCATTTATCAGGGACCTTATTCATGTATACATTGGAAGCCTCTTCCACTTTGAATTTTGTGGTCTTGCTTTTTTacattaatgagaaaattaagactcTTCATCATGAGTATTATCTCCCCTACTCAAGGTCTCCAAACCCATCTAAATCTTCTCCTATCCTTGCCTTCTTTGTTCTAATTTCTAAGGAAGAGTTGGCCTTCCTCCTTACCAAGGCCAACTCTCTTTGTCCCCATGATCccattcctttccatttcttttacaaGCTTGCCTGTTAAGTACCCATTGgcaacatttttctcattttcaacaTTTCCTTATCTACTGGTTCAAACAATGATGCTTCCAAACGTACTCAGGGATTACCCATCCTTGAAAAATCTTCCCTTGGAACTACTATCCCAAGAGTTTATTACATATTTCACCTTCCTTTAGTTGTCACAAGCTCTTAACGATATGGTTTCTGACTATACAACTCTACCAAACTGTGCTCTCCAAGGTAATGAAGGAAAATCTAGTGAACTTTTCTCAGTCCACATCCTCTTTAATCTTTCTTTAATTCATGACACTGCTGaccatcttcttcttttttttttaacctttaccttccgtcttggcatcaatactgtgtatttgttccaaggcagtaagggctaggcaaatgtgacttgcccagggtcacacagctagaaagtgtctgaagccagatttgaacctaggacctcccgtctttaggcctgactcaatccactgacctacccagctgcccccaatcctccttttttattattgagcTATATTTCATGCAACTGAAGTAGACTATTTCTTtaacattgttgttattgtgagaacaataaattgtattaaaagagaaaaaattatacatatgattataacaaaaacaggaatagtATGGTAATATCTGAGACACGTTCCCCAAAAGGGTTAAGAGACTTAAAAGTACGGAATTTAAAATCCGCTATTGCATTTAGATTTACATTAAGAACCTTACTGTCTTCAATAAAATGGGTGACTGCATATAAATCTTTTATGTCCATTGAAATGTTACTGGCATGCCATGCTCCAAGAAGTCTGACTCATAATGAGAACAGACTCGGTAAATGGATATGGAGTGACACAAATTTTAACATATCTATGATCACACTTCAATGACAATTGAGTTTTTATGGTTTCTAACTCATCTTCTAGATTCAACACTGATTGCTCAAGGAGATCCACTTTGTTGGCTAAGTCCTTGCTAATTCTCCCCCACATCTAATCAACTGACAAATCTGACTGAGTTACTTCAGTATCTCTCTCATCTGTACCCTTATCTTCATCCTTTATCCTACCAGCATAATGTAAGCTCTTTGCAGGTAGGGAATGTTTAATTCTTGGTTTTGCTTCCTgagtgtctagcacagtgccaATGGGTACTTAATCAAAGTCTGTTAAATTGAAATAAACACATAACTGGTAAATTTGGGATGCTAGGGTGGAAAAGATGGACTTCTCTGGCTGCCCTATCCCTGcccctgtgacagaggctggcactttTACTCCTCGAATATACCCCCCTAAGCACAAACCTAAACCATCATCTTCTGGAAGAGAAGtttaagaggagaaaattgaagaaCCTGCAGG encodes:
- the SNRPG gene encoding small nuclear ribonucleoprotein G, producing MSKAHPPELKKFMDKKLSLKLNGGRHVQGILRGFDPFMNLVIDECVEMAPGGQQNNIGMVVIRGNSIIMLEALERV